The Vulpes vulpes isolate BD-2025 chromosome 1, VulVul3, whole genome shotgun sequence genome contains the following window.
CCAGGCTGGCACCCTCGGAGGCAGGGCCGCAGGGCCCCAGGATGGCACCCTAGGAGGCAATGCGAGTGGGGGCGGGGTGCCCCGTGTTTCCGGACAGCCTGCAGATGGCGCCCCGGGAAAGGGATTGAGAGCTGCGTTCTTCCAGCTGCGTAGACTGTGCGGCAGCCGCTGCGAGGACCCCGGGGgcagtggggtggagggtggcGGCGGAATTACATGCACAGGGGCCTGGGGTGCAGCGGCCCGCGTGCCGGGGAGGAGCACCAAGGGGGCGCGGGAGCGACACGTGGCCCGCCCCCCACGCGCCGGGCAGCCCCGCGACCCCCACGCGCGGCGGGGCCCTAGCCACCCCACCCTGCGGCAGGTGGGTAGTGTCGCTATGAAGAGAAAGCCTCGATTGTCCCTCTTGCAAACCGCCACACGCCAGACCTCCGCTATTGTGCTTTCTCCATAGAAATGCAAACGAGCCGCGTGCGCCGGCCGCAATCTGCTCGCGCGTCCCAGCGCCCCGCGGCGCTCGGCTGCGGGCGGGGAGGTGGCCCCGGACCCTCCGGCGCGGCGGGGTCCCGGCGCGGGGCGTGCGGCGAGGCCTCCGGGCGAGCTCGGGTCGTGCGGCGGCTGCAGCGGGCTGCGCCCCTGGGCCTTTGGCTTGCAAGCGGAAAGCCCGCGCTGGctatttttacttgaaattcCGGTTGAAAAACAACGGTCttacaaacttccaattacaagtaaagaaaaaaatagaaacgtagccacaaaaagacatgcaaaaaaaaaaaaaagaaaaaaaaaaaagaaatcttcagttTCCCCAAAGGTGCATTTCATAGAGCGCTGCGTCTTATTATATTAGCAAgctaaggtctttttttttttttttttaactttttccttttaaggactTGAAACAACAAAAAGGCGAGTGAAATCTGCAGGCTCCCGTCTGCCTGGTAACACGCCGACAAAAGCGGCAGATTTGAGGCATTGTCATCCCCCGCACCCCTCCCCACGTGGCCTTCTGGCACGAGCCGCGGCGGCCGCCTCATTTGCATCAGAAAGCGGGCGCCGGCCAATGGGCGCGCAGCCTCGGGCCAGCTGGCGGCGCCCGGGCCCGGCCTATATAGGGGCGCGCGGCGCGCCGGGGCCACTCGCCATCCGtgcgctccccgctccccgctccccgctccccgctcccctgcCCGGCCTCCGCCGCTCCGCCGCTCGCGTGCGCGCCGCTCGCTGCCTGCGTGGATAACCCGCTGCTCCCGACCGCACCATGACTCTGGAGGAGATCCGAGGCCAAGACGCGGTCCCCGAGAGCACCGCCAGGTGGGTCTGCGCGGGGCGCCGGTGGCCGTGCGGCTGCAGCGGGTCGGGCGGCCGCCTGGGGCCCGCCGGGTGGGGAGCTCGCTGGGCGGGGGCGCGGACGGGAGCGTCCGCGGGGCCGGGTCGccgcagggctggggctgggggtcccTGGCCGCTCCCCGCGCGCTCACGGCGCTGGCTCCCCGCAGGATGCAGGGCGCCGGGAAGGCCCTCCACGAGCTGCTGCTGTCCGCGCAGCGCCAGGGCTGCCTCACCGCCGGCGTCTACGAGTCCGCCAAAGTCCTGAATGTGTGAGTGTGGCCGCGGCCGCGGTGGGGtggccggggcggcggcggcggcggcggcggggtccgggggcggcggggccccggcTGGCCGGCCCGCcctcaccgcccccccgcccgcgcccgcgcagGGACCCCGACAACGTGACCTTCTGCGTGCTGGCCGCCGACGCGGAGGACGAGGGCGACATCGCGCTCCAGATCCACTTCACGCTGATCCAGGCGTTCTGCTGCGAGAACGACATAGACATCGTGCGCGTGGGCGACGTGCAGAGGCTGGCGGCGATCGTGGGCGCGGGCGACGAGGCGGCCGCCGCGGGGGACCTGCACTGCATCCTCATCTCGGTGAGTGTGGCCTCGCCGGCgtcgcccgccccgccccgccccgccccgcccccgcgccccccgcgccccccgcgccccccgcgccgcggCCGGCCGGGCTGACCTCTGCGCCCTCCCGCAGAACCCCAATGAGGACGCGTGGAAGGACCCCGCCTTGGAGAAGCTCAGCGTGTTCTGCGAGGAGAGCCGCAGCGTCAACGACTGGGTGCCCAGCATCACCCTCCCCGAGTGACCGCGCGGAGGGGGCCTTGGTCTGATCGACGACGTGGTGGCACCGGGGCGCCTAGCGCGCGCCGGCTCTGTGGATGCGCCCTCGGAGCGCGCGGGCCCGGAGAGCTGCGCGGAGAGCGGCGAGGAGCGCGGCCCCTGCAGGAGGGcccggcggcgggcgcgcgggggcgcgggggcgggccggCCCCCAGCCCGGGACTCCGCGAGTGTGGACTCCGCGAGTGTGGACTCCGCGAGTGTGGGCGGCGGCGGCCTGCCCGGGAAGGCCGGAGGCGGGCCGTGGGCCCCGGGCCGGGAAGGCCGGACCGGCCGGGCGGGCGTGACTCAGCAGCCTGCGCTCTGcgcaggaaggaggggagaggccaGGCAGGCGAGGCCTGGGCTCCGGACTCTGGACTCGGACGGCTACAGGAGCTCCGACCACGGAGCGGAGCGGCCTGCGCCGCTGTTGCCAAGCGGACGGGGCGATGCTCCGGTTTCTAGAGGATTCTGCGGCTGCAGCTTTGGAGTTTTGCTTTTTGAACAATAAACTAACTGAAACAgacttcttctctttcttgagGGTAGAGGGCCCCTGTCGGAGGGGAGGTGGTGTGCAGGGCCCCAGGCGGTCCCGGACGCCCCGGCGGGCACCTACTCCGTGGCCCCGCGGGGCTGAGTGCGCgcggagtgggggaggggacgcTGGCGAGAACTTGAGCCCTGCCCCCAGTTCTCTTTTTAGGGAAAGACTTTTGAACTTGCAAGACAGGAGCACGCTTGCGATAAGACATCGCCGCAGGAGCTCCAGGCTGGCCCTCCGGCCGATAACAgccgcctctccctcccctcccctcccctcccctcccctcccctccccctcccggcccgcagccccctccctcccgACAGCTGCTTATCAGAACAGCTTGCAGGATGCAGGCGGCGCCCCCCTTCACAATGGGTCCTGCCTTCTGCAGGCGCTGCCCTTTGTGGTCCCAGGGGATGGTGGTGGCTGGCTCTCAGGAACCTTTTCCTCTGAAAGGCCCGGCGCTGACGGCAGTGTCACGGCGGTATTAATATCATGTGTGACATGATGACTGGATTTAAGGATGAGTCATCATTTTGTCACGGCTCTGTTAGAACCTTCAGAGATCTGAGCAAAAATGGGAAGACGGCGTCCACACAAAAGGGGTGAGCAACTGTGAGCGAAGCCAGCCTCTGCTACCCCGATTCTGAGTGTCCTCTGCCCACGGCCCGGGAGGAGGACCTGCCCGCGGTTCACAGCGCGTTCGCAGACTTATTAGGAAGCGACAGAATTTGCATCTTTCCCACAAAGCCTTTCTTTGAGAAACATTTAGGGGGAAGATGTCCCGAGtgaatcaatctttttttttttttttttttttaattaggccaGCTCGTCTGGTCTGGACCCGGCCTCCGAGCTTGACCCGAACCCCCGCCCCCAGGGGAATTCGCAGGGGGGCTGGCATGCCCTTAGCAGGCTGCCGGGCAGTCCAGGGAGCCTTCTGGGCAAGGGAGGAGGTGCTGTGTTGttttttctaagaagaaaattcTACTGATTTACCAGCAGCCCCAGGTGGCTGATTCACCCTGTTGGCTCCACTTTTTAGACTTCTCTCCAAATCCCGGAAGCGTTCACAGGAACACAGGACTGTGGGAGCTTAATTTTTCTTCCCAGAATGAAAGCATCCTGTTTCACATTTATCAACCCTTCACGACGTTTTCCCCTTCACGAGGAGGAGGCCCAAGGAAAGAATTCAGCTGTGTTTGTGCGCCTGGTTTCATTAATATCTTACCTGTTTGCTTCCCGGAGCCTTGACTTTTTCC
Protein-coding sequences here:
- the GADD45G gene encoding growth arrest and DNA damage-inducible protein GADD45 gamma; its protein translation is MTLEEIRGQDAVPESTARMQGAGKALHELLLSAQRQGCLTAGVYESAKVLNVDPDNVTFCVLAADAEDEGDIALQIHFTLIQAFCCENDIDIVRVGDVQRLAAIVGAGDEAAAAGDLHCILISNPNEDAWKDPALEKLSVFCEESRSVNDWVPSITLPE